A part of Variovorax sp. HW608 genomic DNA contains:
- a CDS encoding OmpA family protein gives MMTTTLARWLQALSSFGLALLVAGCATKPPASSRTELPFDQAVAQATDGLVVQTQKMQSLLARIGGKSGVVLDPMIDAGSGQQTAATQLLQERVTERLAAQESIQVVPFQRANLDKARYLLTGTMTRLAVDQPRGPMEINLALTELATGKVIAQSSAVTRDEGLDHTPLLYYRDTPVPTKDRVVEGYVRTSATPPGQKADAYYLERLAVAPLIKDATSAYNAERYQDALTGYSAAGDSAIGEQLRVLNGIYLSSARLGKSAEAEQAFGKLVAYGIANQQLGVKFLFNPNTTVFWSEQKISGPYPMWLREIAKASAGAKVCMDIIGHTSHTGSVAYNDTLSLQRAKYIQQRLVGEAAVLGTRTAPSGKGFRENIIGSGTDDAVDALDRRVEFKIVDCGVMQAVR, from the coding sequence ATGATGACCACGACACTGGCTCGCTGGCTTCAGGCCCTGTCCTCGTTCGGCCTGGCCCTGCTCGTGGCGGGCTGCGCCACGAAACCTCCGGCTTCGTCCAGGACCGAGCTTCCCTTCGACCAGGCCGTGGCGCAGGCCACCGACGGGCTGGTGGTGCAGACCCAGAAGATGCAGAGCCTGCTCGCCAGGATCGGCGGCAAGAGCGGCGTGGTGCTGGATCCGATGATCGACGCCGGAAGCGGCCAGCAGACGGCCGCCACGCAGTTGCTGCAGGAACGCGTGACCGAGCGGCTTGCCGCGCAGGAATCCATCCAGGTCGTGCCGTTCCAGCGCGCGAACCTCGACAAGGCGCGCTACCTGCTGACCGGCACGATGACGCGGCTTGCGGTCGACCAGCCGCGCGGGCCGATGGAAATCAACCTCGCGCTGACCGAGCTCGCGACCGGCAAGGTGATCGCCCAGTCCTCCGCGGTCACCCGTGACGAGGGGCTGGACCACACGCCGCTGCTCTACTACCGCGACACGCCGGTACCGACGAAGGACCGCGTGGTCGAAGGCTACGTGCGCACCAGCGCCACCCCGCCCGGCCAGAAGGCGGATGCGTACTACCTCGAACGGCTCGCGGTCGCGCCGCTGATCAAGGACGCCACCAGCGCCTACAACGCCGAGCGCTACCAGGACGCACTCACGGGCTACAGCGCCGCCGGCGACAGCGCGATCGGCGAGCAGTTGCGGGTGCTCAACGGCATCTACCTGAGCTCGGCCAGGCTCGGCAAGAGCGCGGAGGCCGAGCAGGCCTTCGGCAAGCTGGTCGCCTATGGCATCGCCAACCAGCAGCTCGGCGTGAAGTTCCTCTTCAATCCGAACACCACGGTGTTCTGGTCGGAGCAGAAGATCAGCGGCCCCTATCCGATGTGGCTGCGCGAGATCGCCAAGGCGAGCGCCGGCGCGAAGGTCTGCATGGACATCATCGGCCACACCAGCCACACGGGGTCGGTGGCCTACAACGACACGCTCTCGCTGCAGCGGGCCAAGTACATCCAGCAGCGGCTGGTGGGCGAGGCGGCCGTGCTCGGCACGCGCACCGCGCCGAGCGGCAAGGGCTTCCGCGAGAACATCATCGGCAGCGGCACCGACGATGCGGTCGATGCGCTGGACCGCCGCGTCGAATTCAAGATCGTCGATTGCGGGGTGATGCAGGCCGTCCGTTGA
- a CDS encoding serine/threonine protein kinase: MTPASAIGPNSVLGSLEGQDDADASVWSDSERATAHTLPEGTRLLDYEIVGPIGEGGFGIVYLAWDHSLEQHVAIKEYLPAILATRASVSSAVVVKSQRHRDSFRVGMRSFLNEARLLARFDHPSLVRVLHFWEDNGTAYMAMPYYEGPTLQHALAELGRPPTEEELCNWLRPLLDALGTMHAASCFHRDIAPDNILLTDAGPVLLDFGAARRVIDGMGSSPTVVFKPGFAPIEQYGEVASMRQGAWTDLYALAGVVYAAVTGHPPMPAIERLMDDRLQPLSDIAHGQYSEPFLAAIDAALSLHPRNRPQSAAEFWTMLSCGERLQDLELVRAVHRNDVLSSTTPTTSTGAKVVTDRPSFAEPDPVVERELAEAVRVPPTMPPASVEHVHTASDEIEEREEPVVIRTRGRASVSNWPPLVGAPAAARQRAKWVKPAVLAALAVLACVMTFVYYRSSGVSTTSAPSPAGTAPSAPVKPRAVTMRVTPAPQVSEPAMPQPAPVPVPVPAKAVEAPAPMPSAEPLKTVEPVKETAPERVRPAAMGAPVDEPVKADEAAPAAAASAAIAPPHRSAARARPEPRRIARREQPVAEAESQVRTVVVPIVRPPPPERVQGGINCTDILQRASLGSLTSAEAAQLRKGCE, translated from the coding sequence ATGACCCCCGCGTCGGCAATCGGTCCGAATTCCGTGCTCGGCTCCCTCGAGGGCCAGGACGATGCGGACGCGTCCGTGTGGAGCGACTCCGAGCGCGCCACCGCGCACACCCTGCCCGAAGGCACGCGCCTGCTCGACTACGAGATCGTCGGCCCGATCGGCGAAGGCGGATTCGGCATCGTCTACCTCGCGTGGGATCACTCGCTCGAGCAGCATGTGGCGATCAAGGAATACCTCCCGGCCATCCTCGCGACGCGCGCGAGCGTCTCGTCGGCGGTGGTGGTCAAGTCGCAGCGGCATCGCGACAGCTTCCGCGTCGGCATGCGCAGCTTCCTCAACGAGGCGCGGCTCCTGGCGCGATTCGATCACCCGTCGCTGGTGCGCGTGCTGCACTTCTGGGAAGACAACGGCACGGCCTACATGGCGATGCCGTACTACGAAGGCCCGACGCTCCAGCATGCGCTGGCCGAGCTCGGCCGCCCGCCCACCGAGGAGGAGCTGTGCAACTGGCTGCGGCCCCTGCTGGATGCGCTCGGCACCATGCATGCCGCGAGCTGCTTCCATCGCGACATCGCGCCGGACAACATCCTCTTGACCGACGCCGGTCCGGTGCTGCTCGACTTCGGCGCCGCGCGGCGCGTGATCGACGGCATGGGCTCGTCGCCGACGGTGGTGTTCAAGCCCGGTTTCGCGCCCATCGAGCAGTACGGCGAAGTCGCCTCGATGCGGCAGGGCGCCTGGACCGACCTCTACGCGCTCGCGGGCGTGGTGTACGCGGCCGTGACCGGGCACCCGCCGATGCCGGCGATCGAGCGGCTGATGGACGACCGGCTGCAGCCGCTGTCGGACATCGCCCACGGGCAGTACAGCGAGCCTTTCCTGGCCGCGATCGATGCCGCGCTGTCGCTCCATCCGCGCAACCGGCCCCAGAGCGCGGCCGAGTTCTGGACGATGCTGAGCTGCGGCGAAAGGCTGCAGGACCTGGAACTGGTGCGCGCCGTGCACCGCAACGACGTGCTCTCGTCCACGACGCCCACGACGTCCACCGGCGCGAAGGTCGTGACCGATCGTCCCTCGTTCGCCGAGCCGGACCCGGTCGTCGAACGGGAACTGGCCGAAGCGGTGCGCGTGCCGCCGACCATGCCGCCCGCGTCGGTGGAGCACGTCCATACCGCGTCCGACGAGATCGAGGAGCGCGAGGAACCGGTCGTGATCCGCACCCGCGGCAGGGCGTCGGTCTCGAACTGGCCGCCGCTGGTCGGCGCCCCGGCCGCGGCGCGGCAGCGCGCGAAATGGGTCAAGCCCGCCGTCCTCGCGGCGCTCGCCGTGCTGGCGTGCGTGATGACCTTCGTCTATTACCGCAGCAGCGGCGTCTCGACGACGAGCGCGCCGTCGCCGGCAGGCACGGCCCCATCGGCGCCCGTCAAGCCGCGCGCGGTGACCATGCGCGTGACGCCCGCGCCGCAGGTATCGGAACCGGCGATGCCCCAGCCCGCGCCCGTGCCCGTGCCCGTGCCCGCCAAGGCGGTCGAAGCGCCCGCGCCGATGCCATCAGCCGAGCCGCTCAAGACGGTCGAACCCGTCAAGGAAACGGCGCCTGAGCGGGTGAGGCCGGCGGCCATGGGCGCGCCGGTCGACGAACCCGTGAAGGCTGACGAGGCGGCGCCGGCGGCTGCGGCGTCGGCCGCCATCGCACCGCCTCACAGAAGCGCCGCACGCGCCCGCCCCGAACCCAGGCGCATCGCCCGGCGCGAGCAGCCGGTCGCCGAAGCCGAGTCGCAAGTGCGCACCGTCGTGGTACCGATCGTTCGCCCGCCGCCTCCGGAGCGCGTGCAGGGCGGCATCAACTGCACCGACATCCTCCAGCGGGCCTCGCTCGGCTCGCTGACATCGGCCGAGGCGGCTCAACTCAGAAAGGGGTGTGAATGA